One genomic window of Halorubrum hochsteinianum includes the following:
- a CDS encoding cupin domain-containing protein, translating into MGYDTTAYDDVEPRAPGMYFLREALDCENLGVTVVEGDDGWEGMEHDHGDIDHEEVYLLLHGEATLTVDGDPVDLGPGDAVRVDPGSTRDLAFSADGSKMVVAGAP; encoded by the coding sequence ATGGGCTACGACACGACGGCCTACGACGACGTCGAACCGCGCGCTCCCGGGATGTACTTCCTCCGCGAGGCGCTCGACTGCGAGAACCTCGGCGTGACCGTCGTCGAGGGCGACGACGGGTGGGAGGGAATGGAACACGACCACGGGGACATCGACCACGAGGAGGTGTACCTGCTGCTCCACGGCGAGGCGACGCTCACCGTCGACGGCGACCCCGTCGACCTCGGCCCCGGTGACGCGGTGCGCGTCGACCCGGGATCCACCCGCGACCTGGCCTTCTCCGCGGACGGCTCGAAGATGGTCGTCGCCGGCGCTCCCTGA
- a CDS encoding ABC transporter ATP-binding protein: protein MPSDHLLEVEDLTTTFGTDEGTLTAVDGVDFDVDTGETVCIVGESGSGKTVATESITRLIKTPPGQIEGTVRYKGRDLLTMPEPELRNVRGNEIAHIFQNPQEAMNHCYSVGWQITEALQIHQDVSDEEARAKAVDLMDRVGIANASARFDDYPHEFSGGQKQRVMIAMALVGDPDLLIADEPTTALDVTVQAQILRLLDDLQEEFDMGVLFVTHDLGVVAEIADRIVVMYAGKVMERGGVLDIFDHPAHPYTQQLLECLPEFGGTTAGGIPGTLPDPHDSPDGCRFAPRCGYAEEACRTGEQPDEIEVSPGQRVSCVHYGPGMDPSVVRNDNFEPVGGDGAADGESGVSRADD from the coding sequence ATGCCAAGCGATCACCTACTCGAGGTCGAAGACCTCACGACGACGTTCGGCACCGACGAGGGAACGCTCACCGCGGTCGACGGGGTCGACTTCGACGTCGACACCGGCGAGACCGTCTGTATCGTCGGCGAATCGGGGTCCGGCAAGACGGTCGCGACCGAGTCGATAACGCGGCTCATCAAGACCCCACCGGGACAGATCGAGGGAACCGTCCGGTACAAGGGCCGGGACCTGCTGACGATGCCCGAGCCGGAGCTCCGAAACGTCCGCGGGAACGAGATCGCACACATCTTCCAGAACCCGCAGGAGGCGATGAACCACTGCTACTCCGTCGGGTGGCAGATCACCGAGGCGCTCCAGATCCACCAGGACGTCTCGGACGAGGAGGCCCGGGCGAAGGCGGTCGATCTCATGGACCGGGTCGGCATCGCGAACGCGAGCGCGCGCTTCGACGACTACCCGCACGAGTTCTCCGGCGGCCAGAAACAGCGCGTGATGATCGCGATGGCGCTCGTCGGCGACCCCGACCTGCTCATCGCCGACGAGCCGACGACCGCGCTCGACGTGACGGTCCAGGCGCAGATCCTGCGACTCCTCGACGACCTCCAAGAGGAGTTCGACATGGGCGTGCTGTTCGTGACCCACGACCTCGGCGTCGTCGCGGAGATCGCCGACCGGATCGTCGTGATGTACGCCGGGAAGGTGATGGAGCGGGGCGGCGTCCTCGACATCTTCGATCACCCCGCGCACCCGTACACCCAACAGCTGTTGGAGTGTCTCCCGGAGTTCGGCGGGACGACGGCGGGCGGGATCCCCGGAACGCTTCCCGACCCGCACGACTCACCGGACGGGTGCCGCTTCGCGCCGCGCTGCGGATACGCCGAGGAGGCGTGTCGCACCGGCGAACAGCCGGATGAGATCGAGGTCAGTCCGGGCCAGCGGGTCTCCTGCGTCCACTACGGGCCGGGGATGGACCCCTCCGTCGTGCGGAACGACAACTTCGAGCCCGTCGGGGGCGACGGGGCGGCCGACGGCGAGAGCGGGGTGAGTCGCGCCGATGACTGA
- a CDS encoding disulfide bond formation protein B codes for MTGGRSAATAWLSAATAVATLATAGSLWFSLGLGLTPCDLCWYQRIAMYPLVVVLGVAAVEERPAVARTALPLVAVGLGLAVYHSYLQATLAECTVGGPCATVLWRSPLVGLSIPNLSLVAFGVLAVLLVGMRRRV; via the coding sequence GTGACCGGCGGGCGCTCGGCGGCGACCGCGTGGCTGTCGGCCGCGACGGCCGTCGCGACGCTCGCGACCGCTGGGAGCCTCTGGTTCAGCCTCGGACTCGGGCTCACCCCCTGCGACCTCTGCTGGTACCAGCGGATCGCCATGTACCCGCTCGTCGTCGTCCTCGGCGTCGCGGCCGTCGAGGAGCGGCCGGCGGTCGCGCGGACCGCGCTGCCGCTCGTCGCGGTCGGGCTGGGCCTCGCCGTGTACCACTCGTACCTCCAGGCGACGCTGGCGGAGTGCACGGTCGGCGGCCCCTGCGCGACCGTGCTGTGGCGGAGTCCGCTGGTCGGACTCTCGATCCCGAACCTCTCGCTCGTCGCGTTCGGGGTGCTCGCGGTCCTGCTCGTCGGGATGCGTCGACGCGTCTGA
- the dnaJ gene encoding molecular chaperone DnaJ, whose protein sequence is MSEDFYDVLGVSRDASEEEIKKAYRKQAAEHHPDVSDDENAEERFKKIQKAKEVLTDEQKRKQYDQMGHDRFTEADKRGATGGGGPGGAGGPFGGAGGAGGAGGFEDIFNQFFGGGGGRGRGGGGGGNRPRQGRDLKTGLTIDLEEAFEGATKEVTLTRPTECAICDGAGHPPDADVETCPQCNGRGQVQQVQQTPLGRVQQTSTCPRCEGEGELYSEDCADCGGDGVVREEATLSVEIPAGIRSGQSLRMEREGAPGENGGPKGDLLIEVDVDVGERFERDGDDLRVNEAVSFPQAVFGDTVEVETVDGTVEMDVPAGTQSGETFRLQGKGMPRLRRRGRGDLYVQVAVVVPESLNDEQREALEAFAEAGGEDIDVGGGFFEKLKSSF, encoded by the coding sequence ATGAGCGAAGATTTCTACGACGTCCTCGGCGTGTCGCGGGACGCCAGCGAGGAGGAGATAAAGAAGGCGTACCGCAAGCAGGCCGCCGAACACCACCCCGACGTCAGCGACGACGAGAACGCCGAGGAGCGGTTCAAGAAGATCCAGAAGGCCAAGGAGGTGCTCACCGACGAACAGAAGCGGAAGCAGTACGACCAGATGGGTCACGACCGCTTCACCGAGGCCGACAAGCGCGGCGCGACCGGGGGCGGCGGCCCGGGCGGCGCCGGCGGTCCCTTCGGGGGTGCCGGCGGTGCCGGCGGCGCTGGCGGGTTCGAGGACATCTTCAACCAGTTCTTCGGCGGCGGTGGTGGTCGCGGCCGCGGCGGCGGAGGCGGCGGGAATCGGCCGCGGCAGGGCCGCGACCTCAAGACTGGCCTGACGATTGACCTGGAGGAGGCGTTCGAGGGCGCGACCAAGGAGGTCACGCTCACCCGGCCGACCGAGTGCGCCATCTGCGACGGCGCGGGCCACCCGCCCGACGCCGACGTGGAGACCTGCCCGCAGTGTAACGGGCGCGGTCAGGTCCAACAGGTCCAGCAGACGCCGCTCGGGCGCGTCCAGCAGACCTCGACGTGTCCCCGCTGCGAGGGCGAGGGCGAACTGTACAGCGAGGACTGCGCCGACTGCGGCGGCGACGGCGTCGTCCGCGAGGAGGCCACGCTCTCGGTCGAGATCCCGGCGGGAATCCGCTCGGGGCAGAGCCTCCGGATGGAGCGCGAGGGCGCACCCGGCGAGAACGGCGGGCCGAAGGGCGACCTGCTGATCGAGGTCGACGTCGACGTCGGCGAGCGGTTCGAGCGCGACGGCGACGACCTCCGCGTCAACGAGGCGGTCTCGTTCCCGCAGGCCGTCTTCGGCGACACCGTCGAGGTGGAGACGGTCGACGGCACCGTCGAGATGGACGTTCCGGCCGGCACGCAGAGCGGCGAGACGTTCCGGCTCCAGGGGAAGGGGATGCCCCGGCTCCGCCGCCGCGGGCGTGGCGACCTCTACGTTCAGGTCGCGGTCGTCGTCCCCGAGTCGCTCAACGACGAACAGCGCGAGGCGCTGGAGGCGTTCGCCGAGGCCGGCGGCGAGGACATCGACGTCGGCGGCGGCTTCTTCGAGAAGCTGAAGAGCTCCTTCTGA
- a CDS encoding ABC transporter permease, which yields MATESPEQFDQVDWNDLSRSGRFDLSINSIGMLVTALPLALLGVYDWRFVGDRTATFEFVGLDRTLETVDFLFIFTLLLAFWYLVLPLYQNPRRTRYYWKEFKRNRPAVVSLGWLGIVFVGGIVGPLVMSAPQQELLIAYQPPVFTSVVDTTPATCVGEVINGRCHGTWQHPLGTTNAGRDVFTMIVYGMTISMQIAFITTTIVSTIGIAFGTLSAYAGGWVDEMMMRFTDIILSFPTFLMFLLILYVYGAGLGMFIVVFSLFGWGGTARYVRSKSLSISEEEFIKSSRISGASTYQVIRGHVVPNVASSIITQLTLLIPGFLLFEAQLAFLGIGDSTIPSWGQLISAGRSDLSFAPWIVLAPGIVLFLTILAFNFLGDALLDALNPEAEAENA from the coding sequence CAAGTCGACTGGAACGACCTCTCGCGGTCGGGACGCTTCGATCTGTCGATCAACTCGATCGGGATGCTGGTGACGGCGCTCCCGCTCGCCCTGCTCGGCGTGTACGACTGGCGCTTCGTCGGCGACCGGACGGCGACCTTCGAGTTCGTCGGTCTCGATCGGACGCTGGAGACGGTCGACTTCTTGTTCATCTTCACGCTGCTCTTGGCGTTCTGGTACCTCGTCTTGCCGCTGTACCAGAACCCGCGGCGGACGCGGTACTACTGGAAGGAGTTCAAGCGCAACCGCCCGGCGGTCGTGAGCCTTGGGTGGCTCGGAATCGTGTTCGTCGGCGGAATCGTCGGGCCGCTCGTGATGAGCGCGCCGCAACAGGAACTGCTCATCGCCTACCAGCCGCCCGTGTTCACGTCCGTCGTCGACACGACGCCGGCGACCTGCGTCGGCGAGGTGATAAACGGGCGCTGTCACGGGACTTGGCAGCACCCGCTCGGCACGACGAACGCCGGCCGAGACGTGTTCACGATGATCGTCTACGGGATGACGATCAGCATGCAGATCGCCTTCATCACGACGACCATCGTCTCGACGATCGGCATCGCGTTCGGCACGCTGAGCGCGTACGCCGGCGGCTGGGTGGACGAGATGATGATGCGGTTCACCGACATCATCCTCTCGTTCCCGACGTTCCTGATGTTTCTACTCATCCTGTACGTCTACGGCGCGGGGCTCGGCATGTTCATCGTGGTCTTCTCCCTGTTCGGGTGGGGCGGGACCGCCCGGTACGTGCGGAGCAAGTCGCTGTCGATCTCGGAGGAGGAGTTCATCAAGTCCAGCCGCATCAGCGGCGCGAGCACGTATCAGGTCATCCGCGGCCACGTGGTCCCGAACGTCGCGAGCAGCATCATCACGCAGCTCACACTGCTCATTCCCGGATTCCTGCTGTTCGAAGCGCAACTCGCGTTCCTCGGCATCGGCGACTCGACGATCCCGTCGTGGGGACAGCTCATCTCGGCCGGTCGGAGCGACCTCTCCTTTGCCCCGTGGATCGTGTTAGCGCCCGGTATCGTGCTGTTCCTGACCATCCTCGCGTTCAACTTCCTCGGCGACGCACTCCTGGACGCGTTGAACCCCGAAGCCGAGGCGGAGAACGCATAA
- a CDS encoding multiprotein bridging factor aMBF1 — MPQCEMCGTEEASLTTTKVEGAELELCSSCTDFGTEVRDESTSSGGGKYSTSSSTGKSSSSSGSSGSSGSGSSGGSTRPRDMFDDMDEIATDYDEVIREARESRGLSQEELADQLNEKASLIRKLERGDTLPTDEVQRKLERALDVSLVEGQSADDADWETDDPGTMTLGDVVKRKD; from the coding sequence ATGCCCCAGTGTGAGATGTGCGGCACCGAGGAGGCCTCGCTGACGACGACGAAGGTCGAAGGTGCCGAACTGGAGCTTTGTAGCTCGTGTACGGACTTCGGGACCGAGGTCCGCGACGAGTCGACGAGCTCCGGCGGCGGCAAGTACTCCACCAGCTCCAGCACCGGGAAGTCGTCCTCGTCGTCCGGGTCGTCCGGCTCCTCCGGCTCCGGCTCCTCGGGCGGCTCGACGCGCCCCCGCGACATGTTCGACGACATGGACGAGATCGCCACCGACTACGACGAGGTGATCCGCGAGGCGCGCGAGTCGCGCGGACTGAGTCAGGAGGAGCTGGCCGACCAGCTCAACGAGAAGGCGAGCCTCATCCGCAAGCTCGAACGCGGCGACACGCTCCCGACCGACGAGGTCCAGCGGAAGCTCGAACGCGCGCTCGACGTCTCGCTCGTCGAGGGCCAGTCCGCCGACGACGCCGACTGGGAGACCGACGACCCGGGGACGATGACCCTCGGCGACGTCGTCAAGCGGAAGGACTGA
- a CDS encoding ABC transporter ATP-binding protein, whose amino-acid sequence MTEPLLSVRDLKKHYPIRKGIFNRQVGAARAVDGISFDIERGETLGLVGESGCGKSTAASSVIRLEEPTAGEVVFNGNGRENATRDPDGTHPNDVTQFDDEELKAFRRGAQMVFQDPSSSFDPRMSVGNAVGELLKIHGMSDRHRRRAIVEDLLERVGLSADDFDRYPHEFSGGQKQRIALARALVLNPDLIIADEPVSALDVSIQAEILSLIDDLQDEFGLSLLFISHDMSVIRQICDRVAVMYLGEIVEIGPVEEIFTDPQHPYTEALLSSIPTPDPRASVGGIELKGTVPSPTNPPSGCRFHTRCHRVIQPDGVDVDQDDWRGLLNFRESVATGRVDIEQVRESLTAGGEEPTDRAIQAEIREEFDVGDPIGDEDLEEAFEESVRLLLDGNAERAGEFLEERVTTPCAQTVPERTVHSPDHESACLRHEGRASAEPNPADD is encoded by the coding sequence ATGACTGAGCCGCTGCTCTCGGTCCGAGACCTGAAGAAGCACTACCCGATCCGGAAGGGGATATTCAATCGCCAGGTCGGCGCTGCCCGCGCCGTCGACGGGATCAGCTTCGACATCGAGCGCGGCGAGACGCTGGGGCTCGTCGGCGAGTCCGGCTGCGGGAAGTCGACCGCGGCGAGTTCGGTGATCCGGCTGGAGGAGCCGACCGCGGGAGAGGTCGTGTTCAACGGGAACGGCCGGGAGAACGCGACCCGCGACCCCGACGGGACGCACCCCAACGACGTGACGCAGTTCGACGACGAGGAGCTGAAGGCGTTCCGCCGCGGCGCGCAGATGGTCTTTCAGGACCCGTCGTCGAGCTTCGACCCGCGGATGTCGGTCGGGAACGCGGTCGGCGAACTGCTCAAGATCCACGGGATGAGCGACCGCCACCGACGCCGGGCGATCGTCGAGGACCTACTCGAACGCGTCGGCCTCTCCGCGGACGACTTCGACCGGTACCCGCACGAGTTCTCCGGCGGCCAGAAACAGCGGATCGCGCTCGCCCGGGCGCTCGTGTTGAACCCGGACCTCATCATCGCCGACGAGCCGGTGAGCGCCCTCGACGTCTCCATTCAGGCGGAGATCCTCTCGCTGATCGACGACCTCCAAGACGAGTTCGGACTCTCGCTGCTTTTCATCAGCCACGACATGTCCGTCATCCGCCAGATCTGCGACCGCGTGGCGGTGATGTACCTCGGCGAGATCGTCGAGATCGGGCCGGTGGAAGAGATCTTCACCGACCCGCAACACCCCTACACGGAGGCGTTGCTGTCGTCGATCCCGACGCCGGATCCGCGCGCGAGCGTCGGCGGCATCGAACTGAAGGGGACCGTTCCCAGTCCGACGAACCCGCCGAGCGGCTGCCGGTTCCACACGCGGTGTCACAGGGTGATACAGCCGGACGGCGTCGACGTCGATCAGGACGACTGGCGGGGGCTGTTGAACTTCCGAGAGAGCGTCGCGACAGGCCGGGTCGACATCGAGCAGGTCCGAGAGAGCCTGACAGCCGGCGGCGAGGAGCCCACGGACCGTGCGATTCAGGCCGAGATCCGAGAGGAGTTCGACGTCGGCGACCCGATCGGTGACGAGGACCTCGAAGAGGCGTTCGAGGAGTCGGTCCGGCTCCTCTTGGACGGGAACGCCGAACGCGCCGGAGAGTTCCTCGAAGAGCGGGTCACGACGCCGTGCGCCCAGACCGTCCCCGAGCGAACGGTCCACTCTCCCGACCACGAGTCCGCGTGCCTCCGGCACGAGGGCAGGGCGTCCGCGGAGCCGAACCCCGCGGACGACTGA
- the tpiA gene encoding triose-phosphate isomerase, with translation MFILVNLKAYPCDPIEVATAARDVAEASGARIAVSPQAADVARVAETGVETWAQHVSPNAHGSHTGSTLAEAVADNGAAGTLINHSENRLKLADVDGSVRAAERADLETIVCANNPAQVGAAAALGPDAVAVEPPELIGGDVSVATADPGIVEDAVAAAEAVDPAVDVFCGAGVSTGEDVSTAGDLGAAGVLLASGVAKADDPESVLEDLVSGI, from the coding sequence ATGTTCATTCTGGTGAACCTCAAGGCGTACCCGTGCGATCCGATCGAAGTGGCGACCGCGGCCCGCGACGTGGCCGAGGCGTCCGGCGCGCGGATCGCCGTCTCGCCGCAGGCGGCGGACGTCGCGCGCGTCGCGGAGACCGGCGTCGAGACGTGGGCGCAGCACGTCTCGCCGAACGCGCACGGCTCCCACACCGGGTCGACGCTCGCGGAGGCCGTCGCCGACAACGGCGCGGCGGGGACGCTGATCAACCACTCCGAGAACCGCCTGAAGCTCGCGGACGTGGACGGCTCGGTCCGCGCGGCCGAGCGCGCCGACCTCGAGACGATCGTCTGCGCGAACAACCCGGCGCAGGTCGGTGCCGCCGCCGCGCTCGGTCCCGACGCGGTCGCCGTCGAGCCGCCGGAACTCATCGGCGGCGACGTCTCCGTCGCCACCGCCGACCCCGGGATCGTCGAGGACGCGGTCGCGGCCGCCGAGGCCGTCGACCCCGCGGTCGACGTGTTCTGCGGGGCCGGCGTCTCGACGGGCGAGGACGTCTCGACCGCCGGCGACCTCGGGGCCGCGGGCGTCCTGCTCGCCTCCGGCGTCGCGAAGGCCGACGACCCCGAGTCCGTCCTCGAAGACCTCGTCAGCGGGATCTGA
- a CDS encoding DICT sensory domain-containing protein has product MSLIELIAGVEAHEATLTVFNADPAVTDELREYFADRNVRIVDDQTASGPEEFAVLARDGEFVTAVTVDDLLPRPDGDGKSGDDAVGQEADTGTTGRVGKPVLDHLDETMFTSYTREDMVAASREIEDRAWRVGDGELHAGFQTLDVLTGEADTYALLGEKERLDVHAYAADEGDAPDVDHYTVHVGETAEIRETWFVAYDGGGYDEAKCALLAEERAPGEFYGFWSYDPETVDYIIDYLTERYGGSERTDDGGATA; this is encoded by the coding sequence ATGTCCCTCATCGAGCTCATCGCGGGCGTGGAGGCTCACGAGGCCACGCTGACCGTGTTCAACGCCGATCCGGCCGTTACGGACGAGCTTCGGGAGTACTTCGCCGACCGCAACGTCCGGATCGTCGACGACCAGACGGCCTCCGGCCCGGAGGAGTTCGCCGTGCTGGCGCGGGACGGCGAGTTCGTCACGGCGGTGACCGTCGACGACCTGCTGCCGCGCCCGGACGGGGACGGCAAATCGGGTGACGATGCCGTCGGTCAGGAGGCCGACACAGGGACGACCGGACGCGTCGGAAAGCCGGTGTTGGACCACCTCGACGAGACGATGTTCACCTCCTACACCCGCGAGGACATGGTCGCCGCGTCCCGCGAGATCGAGGACCGCGCCTGGCGGGTCGGAGACGGGGAGCTTCACGCCGGGTTCCAGACGCTCGACGTCCTCACCGGCGAGGCCGACACTTACGCCCTGCTCGGCGAGAAGGAGCGGCTCGACGTCCACGCCTACGCCGCGGACGAGGGGGACGCGCCGGACGTGGACCACTACACCGTCCACGTCGGCGAGACCGCCGAGATCCGGGAGACGTGGTTCGTCGCGTACGACGGCGGCGGCTACGACGAGGCGAAGTGCGCGCTGCTGGCCGAGGAGCGCGCCCCCGGCGAGTTCTACGGGTTCTGGAGCTACGACCCCGAGACGGTCGACTACATCATCGACTACCTGACCGAGCGCTACGGCGGGTCCGAGCGGACCGACGACGGCGGAGCGACCGCGTGA
- the dnaK gene encoding molecular chaperone DnaK, which produces MASNKILGIDLGTTNSAFAVMEGDEPEIIANAEGDRTTPSVVAFADDDERLVGKPAKNQAVQNPDRTIQSIKRHMGEDGYTVEIGDDEYTPEQVSAMILQKIKRDAEEYLGDDVEKAVITVPAYFNDKQRQATKDAGEIAGFEVERIVNEPTAASMAYGLDDESDQTVLVYDLGGGTFDVSVLDLGGGVYEVVATNGDNDLGGDDWDEALIDHLADEFQNDHGIDLRDDRQALQRLKDAAEEAKIELSNKKETTVNLPFITATDSGPVHLEQSVTRATFENLTSDLIDRTVEPTEQALSDAGYSKSDIDEVILVGGSTRMPQVQEKVEELVGQEPKKNVNPDEAVALGAAVQGGVLSGDVDDIVLLDVTPLSLGIEVKGGLFERLIEKNTTIPTEESKVFTTAADNQTSVNVRVFQGEREIAEENELLGAFQLSGIPPAPAGTPQIEVSFNIDENGIVNVEAEDQGSGNAESITIEGGVGLSDEEIEEMQEEAEKHAEEDEARRERIEARNEAETTIQRAETLLEENEEELDDDELVADIEAAIEDVEAVLEDEDADTDEIESATEALTEELQEIGKQMYEGQAAQAGPGGAGGAGPGGMGGMGGAGGPGGAAGPGGADADDEEYVDADFEDVDDDEE; this is translated from the coding sequence ATGGCGAGCAACAAAATTCTCGGTATCGACCTCGGTACCACCAACTCCGCGTTCGCGGTGATGGAAGGCGACGAGCCGGAGATCATCGCGAACGCCGAGGGCGACCGGACGACGCCCTCGGTCGTCGCGTTCGCCGACGACGACGAGCGCCTCGTCGGCAAGCCCGCGAAGAACCAGGCCGTCCAGAACCCCGACCGCACGATCCAGTCGATCAAGCGGCACATGGGCGAGGACGGCTACACCGTCGAGATCGGCGACGACGAGTACACGCCGGAGCAGGTCTCGGCGATGATCCTCCAGAAGATCAAACGCGACGCCGAGGAGTACCTCGGCGACGATGTCGAGAAGGCGGTCATCACGGTTCCCGCCTACTTCAACGACAAGCAGCGGCAGGCGACCAAGGACGCCGGCGAGATCGCCGGCTTCGAGGTCGAGCGCATCGTCAACGAGCCGACCGCCGCCTCCATGGCGTACGGCCTCGACGACGAGTCCGACCAGACGGTCCTCGTGTACGACCTCGGGGGCGGCACGTTCGACGTGTCGGTCCTCGATCTCGGCGGCGGCGTCTACGAGGTCGTCGCCACGAACGGGGACAACGACCTCGGCGGCGACGACTGGGACGAGGCGCTCATCGACCACCTCGCCGACGAGTTCCAGAACGACCACGGGATCGACCTCCGCGACGACCGGCAGGCGCTCCAGCGCCTGAAGGACGCCGCCGAGGAGGCGAAGATCGAGCTGTCGAACAAGAAGGAGACCACGGTCAACCTCCCCTTCATCACCGCGACCGACAGCGGGCCGGTCCACCTCGAACAGTCCGTCACCCGCGCGACGTTCGAGAACCTCACCTCGGACCTCATCGACCGCACCGTCGAGCCGACGGAGCAGGCGCTCTCTGACGCCGGCTACTCGAAGTCGGATATCGACGAGGTCATCCTCGTCGGCGGCTCCACCCGGATGCCGCAAGTCCAGGAGAAGGTCGAGGAGCTCGTCGGGCAGGAGCCGAAGAAGAACGTCAACCCCGACGAGGCGGTCGCGCTCGGCGCAGCGGTCCAGGGCGGCGTGCTCTCCGGCGACGTCGACGACATCGTCCTGCTGGACGTGACGCCGCTCTCGCTCGGCATCGAGGTGAAGGGCGGGCTCTTCGAGCGGCTCATCGAGAAGAACACCACCATCCCGACCGAGGAGTCGAAGGTGTTCACCACGGCCGCGGACAACCAGACCTCCGTCAACGTCCGCGTCTTCCAGGGCGAACGCGAGATCGCCGAGGAGAACGAGCTGCTCGGCGCGTTCCAGCTCTCCGGCATCCCGCCGGCCCCCGCCGGAACCCCGCAGATCGAGGTCTCGTTCAACATCGACGAGAACGGCATCGTCAACGTCGAGGCCGAGGATCAGGGCTCGGGTAACGCCGAGTCGATCACCATCGAGGGCGGCGTCGGCCTCTCCGACGAGGAGATCGAGGAGATGCAGGAGGAGGCGGAGAAGCACGCCGAGGAGGACGAGGCCCGCCGCGAGCGGATCGAGGCCCGCAACGAGGCCGAGACGACGATCCAGCGCGCCGAGACTCTACTCGAAGAGAACGAGGAGGAGCTCGACGACGACGAGCTCGTCGCGGACATCGAGGCGGCCATCGAGGACGTCGAGGCGGTCCTCGAAGACGAGGACGCCGACACCGACGAGATCGAGTCCGCCACCGAGGCGCTCACCGAGGAGCTCCAGGAGATCGGCAAGCAGATGTACGAGGGACAGGCCGCGCAGGCCGGTCCCGGCGGCGCTGGCGGGGCCGGCCCCGGCGGCATGGGCGGCATGGGCGGTGCCGGCGGCCCGGGCGGCGCGGCGGGCCCCGGCGGTGCCGACGCCGACGACGAGGAGTACGTCGACGCCGACTTCGAAGACGTGGACGACGACGAGGAGTAA